A section of the Corvus moneduloides isolate bCorMon1 chromosome 29, bCorMon1.pri, whole genome shotgun sequence genome encodes:
- the LOC116436349 gene encoding elastin-like codes for MFRDRERHWGFRWRHRGAPGGMSEHRDRHWGSRGVPRAAAPAMRGPAGTPGGLGGVIPELAPAAGGPGGGTGGSGQGPSGTGTGSGGPGGVSRAPAAALGGSGKGSGGTGGVPTRSPGSVGWRRPWVRGLGGPWVRGGGGGCGSVSVCPWVAGQRVRRSVGQCVRVSACPWVGWSVCPWVAGQCVRVAVGPLVSVSVCPRVRVSVVAGQCVRRSIGQCVRVSVCPWVAGQCVHMFGGRLVSVSVGRLVSVSVCPCVGWPVCPYVRGWLVSVSVGRLVSVSACPWVAGQCVRGSVGQCVRVAVGGWSVCPWVGWSVCPWVGWSVCPRVRGWLVSVSVGRLVSVSAWPWVAGQCVRGSVGQCVRVSVGGWSVCPWVGWSVCPCVRVSMCPWQPHARPLARPVRRHKEPLSTRGGGRGWASDRGAGATGEGGAGPVREPRASGEGAGLGWAGPLG; via the exons atgttCAGAGATCGGGAGCGGCACTGGGGGTTCCGGTGGAGGCACCGGGGGGCACCCGGGGGGATGTCCGAGCATCGGGACCGGCACTGGGGGTCCCGCGGGGTCCCCCGGGCAGCGGCACCGGCGATGAGGGGCCCggcggggacaccggggggtCTCGGCGGGGTCATCCCGGAACTGGCACCAGCAGCGGGGGGTCCCGGCGGGGGTACCGGAGGGTCCGGACAGGGTCCCtcgggcaccggcaccggctCTGGGGGTCCCGGCGGGGTCTCCCGGGCACcggcagcagcactgggggggTCCGGGAAGGGTTCCGGGGGCACCGGAGGGGTCCCGACAAGGTCACCCGGGTCTGTGGGATGGCGGAGGCCGTGGGTCCGTGGTTTGGGGGGTCCGTGGGTCAGGGGGGGTGGTGGGGGCTGTGggtccgtgtccgtgtgtccgtggGTGGCTGGTCAGCGT GTCCGTAGGTCCGTTGGTcagtgtgtccgtgtgtccgcGTGTCCGTGGGTCGGTTGGTCAGTGTGTCCGTGGGTGGCTGGTCAGTGTGTCCGTGTGGCCGTAGGTCCGTTGGTcagtgtgtccgtgtgtccgcGTGTCCGCGTGTCCGTGGTGGCTGGTCAGTGTGTCCGTAGGTCCATTGGTCAGTGTGTCcgcgtgtccgtgtgtccgtggGTGGCTGGTCAGTGTGTCCATATGTTCGGGGGTCGGTTGGTCAGTGTGTCCGTGGGTCGGTTGGTcagtgtgtccgtgtgtccgtgcgTCGGCTGGCCAGTATGTCCATATGTCCGTGGGTGGCTGGTCAGTGTGTCCGTGGGTCGGTTGGTCAGTGTGTCCGCGTGTCCGTGGGTGGCTGGTCAGTGTGTCCGTGGGTCGGTTGGTCAGTGTGTCCGTGTGGCCGTGGGTGGCTGGTCAGTGTGTCCGTGGGTCGGTTGGTCAGTGTGTCCGTGGGTCGGTTGGTCAGTGTGTCCGCGTGTCCGTGGGTGGCTGGTCAGTGTGTCCGTGGGTCGGTTGGTCAGTGTGTCCGCGTGGCCGTGGGTGGCTGGTCAGTGTGTCCGTGGATCGGTTGGTCAGTGTGTCCGCGTGTCCGTGGGTGGCTGGTCAGTGTGTCCGTGGGTCGGTTGGTCAGTGTGTCcatgtgtccgtgtgtccatgtGTCCGTGGCAGCCCCACGCCAGGCCCCTGGCCCGGCCGGTCCGGCGGCACAAGGAGCCTTTGTCCacccgggggggggggagggggtgggcgAGTgaccgcggggccggggctaCCGGGGAGGGCGGGGCTGGGCCTGTCAGGGAACCCCGGGCtagtggggagggggctgggctgggctgggctgggccactGGGCTAG
- the KCNJ9 gene encoding G protein-activated inward rectifier potassium channel 3 isoform X2 has protein sequence MAQDNAAFCGVPEGVPTGVPAEAKPPPPPTQAPKRRPWGAGGGAVTRKRQRYMEKDGKCNVQHGNVRETYRYLTDIFTTLVDLKWRFSLLIFILAYALTWLFFGLIWWVIAYSRGDLEHLGDHSWTPCVNNLNGFVSAFLFSIETETTIGYGHRVITDTCPEGIVLLLLQAILGSMVNAFMVGCMFVKISQPNKRAETLVFSSHAVVSLRDDRLCLMFRVGDLRDSHIVEASIRAKLIQSKQTQEGEFIPLDQTDLSVGFETGDDRLFLVSPLIISHEIDERSPFWDVSRGQLERDDFEIVVILEGMVEATGMTCQARSLYPVDEVPWGQGASGIGVPQTLGVSQTSLLPVLGFPMPWGFQVLGFPSPPDPRARAHPRDDVPGAPNSYLADEVLWGQGASGIGVPQTLGVSQSPPTGFGVSHALGASGIGVPQTLGVSQSPPTGFGVSHALGLSGIGVPFTPRLPTPVPTPGMTCQARSSYLADEVLWGHRFTPLLSLEEGFYEVDYGGFHHTVPVPTPACSARQLAAAAARRDAHLYWSIPSRLDEAAAAGGEGDPEMSPRESNGTLASPESR, from the exons ATGGCTCAGGACAACGCCGCCTTCTGCGGGGTCCCCGAGGGGGTCCCCACGGGGGTCCCAGCCGAAGccaaaccccctcccccacccACCCAAGCCCCCAAACGCCGCCCGTGGGGGGCCGGGGGTGGCGCGGTGACCCGGAAGCGCCAGCGCTACATGGAGAAGGACGGGAAGTGCAACGTCCAGCACGGCAACGTGCGCGAGACCTACCGGTACCTGACCGACATCTTCACCACCCTGGTGGACCTCAAGTGGCGCTTCAgcctcctcatcttcatcctgGCCTACGCCCTCACCTGGCTCTTCTTCGGCCTCATCTGGTGGGTCATCGCCTACAGCCGCGGCGACCTGGAGCACCTGGGCGACCACAGCTGGACGCCGTGCGTCAACAACCTCAACGGCTTCGTGTCCgccttcctcttctccatcGAGACCGAGACCACCATCGGTTACGGCCACCGCGTCATCACGGACACGTGCCCCGAGGGCAtcgtgctgctgctgctccaggccaTCTTGGGCTCCATGGTCAATGCCTTCATGGTGGGCTGCATGTTCGTCAAGATCTCGCAGCCCAACAAGCGCGCCGAGACGCTGGTGTTCTCCTCGCACGCCGTGGTCTCGCTGCGCGACGACCGCCTCTGCCTCATGTTCCGCGTGGGCGACCTGCGCGACTCGCACATCGTGGAGGCCTCCATCCGCGCCAAGCTCATCCAGTCCAAGCAGACGCAGGAGGGCGAGTTCATCCCGCTGGACCAGACCGACCTGAGCGTGGGCTTCGAGACGGGCGACGATCGGCTCTTCCTGGTGTCGCCGCTCATCATCAGCCACGAGATCGACGAGCGCAGCCCCTTCTGGGACGTGTCGCGggggcagctggagagggacgACTTCGAGATCGTCGTCATCCTCGAGGGCATGGTGGAGGCCACAG GGATGACGTGCCAGGCGCGCAGCTTGTACCCGGTGGATGAGGTGCCGTGGGGTCAGGGGGCTTCAGGTATTGGGGTGCCCCAAACTCTGGGGGTTTCACAGACCTCCCTCCTACCGGTTTTGGGGTTTCCCATGCCCTGGGGCTTTCAGGTATTGGGGTTCCCCTCACCCCCCGACCCCCGTGCCCGTGCCCACCCCAGGGATGACGTGCCAGGCGCGCCAAACTCGTACCTGGCGGACGAGGTGCTGTGGGGTCAGGGGGCTTCAGGTATTGGGGTGCCCCAAACTCTGGGGGTTTCACAGAGCCCTCCTACCGGATTTGGGGTTTCCCATGCCCTG GGGGCTTCAGGTATTGGGGTGCCCCAAACTCTGGGGGTTTCACAGAGCCCTCCTACCGGATTTGGGGTTTCCCATGCCCTGGGGCTTTCAGGTATTGGGGTTCCCTTCACCCCCCGACTCCCGACCCCCGTGCCCACCCCAGGGATGACGTGCCAGGCGCGCAGCTCGTACCTGGCGGACGAGGTGCTGTGGGGTCACCGCTTCACGCCGCTGCTCAGCCTCGAGGAGGGCTTCTACGAGGTGGACTACGGGGGCTTCCACCACACCGTGCCCGTGCCCACCCCGGCCTGCAGCGCTCGCCAGCtcgcggccgccgctgcccgccgcGATGCCCACCTGTACTGGTCCATCCCCAGCCGCCTGGACgaggcagcggcggcggggggcgaAGGGGACCCCGAGATGTCCCCCCGCGAGAGCAACGGGACCTTGGCCAGCCCCGAGTCGCGGTGA
- the KCNJ9 gene encoding G protein-activated inward rectifier potassium channel 3 isoform X4, with amino-acid sequence MAQDNAAFCGVPEGVPTGVPAEAKPPPPPTQAPKRRPWGAGGGAVTRKRQRYMEKDGKCNVQHGNVRETYRYLTDIFTTLVDLKWRFSLLIFILAYALTWLFFGLIWWVIAYSRGDLEHLGDHSWTPCVNNLNGFVSAFLFSIETETTIGYGHRVITDTCPEGIVLLLLQAILGSMVNAFMVGCMFVKISQPNKRAETLVFSSHAVVSLRDDRLCLMFRVGDLRDSHIVEASIRAKLIQSKQTQEGEFIPLDQTDLSVGFETGDDRLFLVSPLIISHEIDERSPFWDVSRGQLERDDFEIVVILEGMVEATGMTCQARSSYLADEVLWGQGASGIGVPQTLGVSQSPPTGFGVSHALGLSGIGVPFTPRLPTPVPTPGMTCQARSSYLADEVLWGHRFTPLLSLEEGFYEVDYGGFHHTVPVPTPACSARQLAAAAARRDAHLYWSIPSRLDEAAAAGGEGDPEMSPRESNGTLASPESR; translated from the exons ATGGCTCAGGACAACGCCGCCTTCTGCGGGGTCCCCGAGGGGGTCCCCACGGGGGTCCCAGCCGAAGccaaaccccctcccccacccACCCAAGCCCCCAAACGCCGCCCGTGGGGGGCCGGGGGTGGCGCGGTGACCCGGAAGCGCCAGCGCTACATGGAGAAGGACGGGAAGTGCAACGTCCAGCACGGCAACGTGCGCGAGACCTACCGGTACCTGACCGACATCTTCACCACCCTGGTGGACCTCAAGTGGCGCTTCAgcctcctcatcttcatcctgGCCTACGCCCTCACCTGGCTCTTCTTCGGCCTCATCTGGTGGGTCATCGCCTACAGCCGCGGCGACCTGGAGCACCTGGGCGACCACAGCTGGACGCCGTGCGTCAACAACCTCAACGGCTTCGTGTCCgccttcctcttctccatcGAGACCGAGACCACCATCGGTTACGGCCACCGCGTCATCACGGACACGTGCCCCGAGGGCAtcgtgctgctgctgctccaggccaTCTTGGGCTCCATGGTCAATGCCTTCATGGTGGGCTGCATGTTCGTCAAGATCTCGCAGCCCAACAAGCGCGCCGAGACGCTGGTGTTCTCCTCGCACGCCGTGGTCTCGCTGCGCGACGACCGCCTCTGCCTCATGTTCCGCGTGGGCGACCTGCGCGACTCGCACATCGTGGAGGCCTCCATCCGCGCCAAGCTCATCCAGTCCAAGCAGACGCAGGAGGGCGAGTTCATCCCGCTGGACCAGACCGACCTGAGCGTGGGCTTCGAGACGGGCGACGATCGGCTCTTCCTGGTGTCGCCGCTCATCATCAGCCACGAGATCGACGAGCGCAGCCCCTTCTGGGACGTGTCGCGggggcagctggagagggacgACTTCGAGATCGTCGTCATCCTCGAGGGCATGGTGGAGGCCACAG GGATGACGTGCCAGGCGCGCAGCTCGTACCTGGCGGACGAGGTGCTGTGGGGTCAGGGGGCTTCAGGTATTGGGGTGCCCCAAACTCTGGGGGTTTCACAGAGCCCTCCTACCGGATTTGGGGTTTCCCATGCCCTGGGGCTTTCAGGTATTGGGGTTCCCTTCACCCCCCGACTCCCGACCCCCGTGCCCACCCCAGGGATGACGTGCCAGGCGCGCAGCTCGTACCTGGCGGACGAGGTGCTGTGGGGTCACCGCTTCACGCCGCTGCTCAGCCTCGAGGAGGGCTTCTACGAGGTGGACTACGGGGGCTTCCACCACACCGTGCCCGTGCCCACCCCGGCCTGCAGCGCTCGCCAGCtcgcggccgccgctgcccgccgcGATGCCCACCTGTACTGGTCCATCCCCAGCCGCCTGGACgaggcagcggcggcggggggcgaAGGGGACCCCGAGATGTCCCCCCGCGAGAGCAACGGGACCTTGGCCAGCCCCGAGTCGCGGTGA
- the KCNJ9 gene encoding G protein-activated inward rectifier potassium channel 3 isoform X3: MAQDNAAFCGVPEGVPTGVPAEAKPPPPPTQAPKRRPWGAGGGAVTRKRQRYMEKDGKCNVQHGNVRETYRYLTDIFTTLVDLKWRFSLLIFILAYALTWLFFGLIWWVIAYSRGDLEHLGDHSWTPCVNNLNGFVSAFLFSIETETTIGYGHRVITDTCPEGIVLLLLQAILGSMVNAFMVGCMFVKISQPNKRAETLVFSSHAVVSLRDDRLCLMFRVGDLRDSHIVEASIRAKLIQSKQTQEGEFIPLDQTDLSVGFETGDDRLFLVSPLIISHEIDERSPFWDVSRGQLERDDFEIVVILEGMVEATGMTCQARSLYPVDEVPWGQGASGIGVPQTLGVSQTSLLPVLGFPMPWGFQVLGFPSPPDPRARAHPRDDVPGAPNSYLADEVLWGQGASGIGVPQTLGVSQSPPTGFGVSHALGLSGIGVPFTPRLPTPVPTPGMTCQARSSYLADEVLWGHRFTPLLSLEEGFYEVDYGGFHHTVPVPTPACSARQLAAAAARRDAHLYWSIPSRLDEAAAAGGEGDPEMSPRESNGTLASPESR; this comes from the exons ATGGCTCAGGACAACGCCGCCTTCTGCGGGGTCCCCGAGGGGGTCCCCACGGGGGTCCCAGCCGAAGccaaaccccctcccccacccACCCAAGCCCCCAAACGCCGCCCGTGGGGGGCCGGGGGTGGCGCGGTGACCCGGAAGCGCCAGCGCTACATGGAGAAGGACGGGAAGTGCAACGTCCAGCACGGCAACGTGCGCGAGACCTACCGGTACCTGACCGACATCTTCACCACCCTGGTGGACCTCAAGTGGCGCTTCAgcctcctcatcttcatcctgGCCTACGCCCTCACCTGGCTCTTCTTCGGCCTCATCTGGTGGGTCATCGCCTACAGCCGCGGCGACCTGGAGCACCTGGGCGACCACAGCTGGACGCCGTGCGTCAACAACCTCAACGGCTTCGTGTCCgccttcctcttctccatcGAGACCGAGACCACCATCGGTTACGGCCACCGCGTCATCACGGACACGTGCCCCGAGGGCAtcgtgctgctgctgctccaggccaTCTTGGGCTCCATGGTCAATGCCTTCATGGTGGGCTGCATGTTCGTCAAGATCTCGCAGCCCAACAAGCGCGCCGAGACGCTGGTGTTCTCCTCGCACGCCGTGGTCTCGCTGCGCGACGACCGCCTCTGCCTCATGTTCCGCGTGGGCGACCTGCGCGACTCGCACATCGTGGAGGCCTCCATCCGCGCCAAGCTCATCCAGTCCAAGCAGACGCAGGAGGGCGAGTTCATCCCGCTGGACCAGACCGACCTGAGCGTGGGCTTCGAGACGGGCGACGATCGGCTCTTCCTGGTGTCGCCGCTCATCATCAGCCACGAGATCGACGAGCGCAGCCCCTTCTGGGACGTGTCGCGggggcagctggagagggacgACTTCGAGATCGTCGTCATCCTCGAGGGCATGGTGGAGGCCACAG GGATGACGTGCCAGGCGCGCAGCTTGTACCCGGTGGATGAGGTGCCGTGGGGTCAGGGGGCTTCAGGTATTGGGGTGCCCCAAACTCTGGGGGTTTCACAGACCTCCCTCCTACCGGTTTTGGGGTTTCCCATGCCCTGGGGCTTTCAGGTATTGGGGTTCCCCTCACCCCCCGACCCCCGTGCCCGTGCCCACCCCAGGGATGACGTGCCAGGCGCGCCAAACTCGTACCTGGCGGACGAGGTGCTGTGGGGTCAGGGGGCTTCAGGTATTGGGGTGCCCCAAACTCTGGGGGTTTCACAGAGCCCTCCTACCGGATTTGGGGTTTCCCATGCCCTGGGGCTTTCAGGTATTGGGGTTCCCTTCACCCCCCGACTCCCGACCCCCGTGCCCACCCCAGGGATGACGTGCCAGGCGCGCAGCTCGTACCTGGCGGACGAG GTGCTGTGGGGTCACCGCTTCACGCCGCTGCTCAGCCTCGAGGAGGGCTTCTACGAGGTGGACTACGGGGGCTTCCACCACACCGTGCCCGTGCCCACCCCGGCCTGCAGCGCTCGCCAGCtcgcggccgccgctgcccgccgcGATGCCCACCTGTACTGGTCCATCCCCAGCCGCCTGGACgaggcagcggcggcggggggcgaAGGGGACCCCGAGATGTCCCCCCGCGAGAGCAACGGGACCTTGGCCAGCCCCGAGTCGCGGTGA
- the KCNJ9 gene encoding G protein-activated inward rectifier potassium channel 3 isoform X1: protein MAQDNAAFCGVPEGVPTGVPAEAKPPPPPTQAPKRRPWGAGGGAVTRKRQRYMEKDGKCNVQHGNVRETYRYLTDIFTTLVDLKWRFSLLIFILAYALTWLFFGLIWWVIAYSRGDLEHLGDHSWTPCVNNLNGFVSAFLFSIETETTIGYGHRVITDTCPEGIVLLLLQAILGSMVNAFMVGCMFVKISQPNKRAETLVFSSHAVVSLRDDRLCLMFRVGDLRDSHIVEASIRAKLIQSKQTQEGEFIPLDQTDLSVGFETGDDRLFLVSPLIISHEIDERSPFWDVSRGQLERDDFEIVVILEGMVEATGMTCQARSLYPVDEVPWGQGASGIGVPQTLGVSQTSLLPVLGFPMPWGFQVLGFPSPPDPRARAHPRDDVPGAPNSYLADEVLWGQGASGIGVPQTLGVSQSPPTGFGVSHALGLSGIGVPFTPRLPTPVPTPGMTCQARSSYLADEVLWGQGASGIGVPQTLGVSQSPPTGFGVSHALGLSGIGVPFTPRLPTPVPTPGMTCQARSSYLADEVLWGHRFTPLLSLEEGFYEVDYGGFHHTVPVPTPACSARQLAAAAARRDAHLYWSIPSRLDEAAAAGGEGDPEMSPRESNGTLASPESR from the exons ATGGCTCAGGACAACGCCGCCTTCTGCGGGGTCCCCGAGGGGGTCCCCACGGGGGTCCCAGCCGAAGccaaaccccctcccccacccACCCAAGCCCCCAAACGCCGCCCGTGGGGGGCCGGGGGTGGCGCGGTGACCCGGAAGCGCCAGCGCTACATGGAGAAGGACGGGAAGTGCAACGTCCAGCACGGCAACGTGCGCGAGACCTACCGGTACCTGACCGACATCTTCACCACCCTGGTGGACCTCAAGTGGCGCTTCAgcctcctcatcttcatcctgGCCTACGCCCTCACCTGGCTCTTCTTCGGCCTCATCTGGTGGGTCATCGCCTACAGCCGCGGCGACCTGGAGCACCTGGGCGACCACAGCTGGACGCCGTGCGTCAACAACCTCAACGGCTTCGTGTCCgccttcctcttctccatcGAGACCGAGACCACCATCGGTTACGGCCACCGCGTCATCACGGACACGTGCCCCGAGGGCAtcgtgctgctgctgctccaggccaTCTTGGGCTCCATGGTCAATGCCTTCATGGTGGGCTGCATGTTCGTCAAGATCTCGCAGCCCAACAAGCGCGCCGAGACGCTGGTGTTCTCCTCGCACGCCGTGGTCTCGCTGCGCGACGACCGCCTCTGCCTCATGTTCCGCGTGGGCGACCTGCGCGACTCGCACATCGTGGAGGCCTCCATCCGCGCCAAGCTCATCCAGTCCAAGCAGACGCAGGAGGGCGAGTTCATCCCGCTGGACCAGACCGACCTGAGCGTGGGCTTCGAGACGGGCGACGATCGGCTCTTCCTGGTGTCGCCGCTCATCATCAGCCACGAGATCGACGAGCGCAGCCCCTTCTGGGACGTGTCGCGggggcagctggagagggacgACTTCGAGATCGTCGTCATCCTCGAGGGCATGGTGGAGGCCACAG GGATGACGTGCCAGGCGCGCAGCTTGTACCCGGTGGATGAGGTGCCGTGGGGTCAGGGGGCTTCAGGTATTGGGGTGCCCCAAACTCTGGGGGTTTCACAGACCTCCCTCCTACCGGTTTTGGGGTTTCCCATGCCCTGGGGCTTTCAGGTATTGGGGTTCCCCTCACCCCCCGACCCCCGTGCCCGTGCCCACCCCAGGGATGACGTGCCAGGCGCGCCAAACTCGTACCTGGCGGACGAGGTGCTGTGGGGTCAGGGGGCTTCAGGTATTGGGGTGCCCCAAACTCTGGGGGTTTCACAGAGCCCTCCTACCGGATTTGGGGTTTCCCATGCCCTGGGGCTTTCAGGTATTGGGGTTCCCTTCACCCCCCGACTCCCGACCCCCGTGCCCACCCCAGGGATGACGTGCCAGGCGCGCAGCTCGTACCTGGCGGACGAGGTGCTGTGGGGTCAGGGGGCTTCAGGTATTGGGGTGCCCCAAACTCTGGGGGTTTCACAGAGCCCTCCTACCGGATTTGGGGTTTCCCATGCCCTGGGGCTTTCAGGTATTGGGGTTCCCTTCACCCCCCGACTCCCGACCCCCGTGCCCACCCCAGGGATGACGTGCCAGGCGCGCAGCTCGTACCTGGCGGACGAGGTGCTGTGGGGTCACCGCTTCACGCCGCTGCTCAGCCTCGAGGAGGGCTTCTACGAGGTGGACTACGGGGGCTTCCACCACACCGTGCCCGTGCCCACCCCGGCCTGCAGCGCTCGCCAGCtcgcggccgccgctgcccgccgcGATGCCCACCTGTACTGGTCCATCCCCAGCCGCCTGGACgaggcagcggcggcggggggcgaAGGGGACCCCGAGATGTCCCCCCGCGAGAGCAACGGGACCTTGGCCAGCCCCGAGTCGCGGTGA
- the KCNJ9 gene encoding G protein-activated inward rectifier potassium channel 3 isoform X5, with the protein MAQDNAAFCGVPEGVPTGVPAEAKPPPPPTQAPKRRPWGAGGGAVTRKRQRYMEKDGKCNVQHGNVRETYRYLTDIFTTLVDLKWRFSLLIFILAYALTWLFFGLIWWVIAYSRGDLEHLGDHSWTPCVNNLNGFVSAFLFSIETETTIGYGHRVITDTCPEGIVLLLLQAILGSMVNAFMVGCMFVKISQPNKRAETLVFSSHAVVSLRDDRLCLMFRVGDLRDSHIVEASIRAKLIQSKQTQEGEFIPLDQTDLSVGFETGDDRLFLVSPLIISHEIDERSPFWDVSRGQLERDDFEIVVILEGMVEATGKRGRLGDVGTRRRRVDASMGTCHLRGTHLCGDIVFLGHVVSMGHICGDTFHEDTSSSWGHLISVGTSSCWDPSSPWDTSVGTHHLCRTHHLLGTRHLHGDTSCWDRSCP; encoded by the coding sequence ATGGCTCAGGACAACGCCGCCTTCTGCGGGGTCCCCGAGGGGGTCCCCACGGGGGTCCCAGCCGAAGccaaaccccctcccccacccACCCAAGCCCCCAAACGCCGCCCGTGGGGGGCCGGGGGTGGCGCGGTGACCCGGAAGCGCCAGCGCTACATGGAGAAGGACGGGAAGTGCAACGTCCAGCACGGCAACGTGCGCGAGACCTACCGGTACCTGACCGACATCTTCACCACCCTGGTGGACCTCAAGTGGCGCTTCAgcctcctcatcttcatcctgGCCTACGCCCTCACCTGGCTCTTCTTCGGCCTCATCTGGTGGGTCATCGCCTACAGCCGCGGCGACCTGGAGCACCTGGGCGACCACAGCTGGACGCCGTGCGTCAACAACCTCAACGGCTTCGTGTCCgccttcctcttctccatcGAGACCGAGACCACCATCGGTTACGGCCACCGCGTCATCACGGACACGTGCCCCGAGGGCAtcgtgctgctgctgctccaggccaTCTTGGGCTCCATGGTCAATGCCTTCATGGTGGGCTGCATGTTCGTCAAGATCTCGCAGCCCAACAAGCGCGCCGAGACGCTGGTGTTCTCCTCGCACGCCGTGGTCTCGCTGCGCGACGACCGCCTCTGCCTCATGTTCCGCGTGGGCGACCTGCGCGACTCGCACATCGTGGAGGCCTCCATCCGCGCCAAGCTCATCCAGTCCAAGCAGACGCAGGAGGGCGAGTTCATCCCGCTGGACCAGACCGACCTGAGCGTGGGCTTCGAGACGGGCGACGATCGGCTCTTCCTGGTGTCGCCGCTCATCATCAGCCACGAGATCGACGAGCGCAGCCCCTTCTGGGACGTGTCGCGggggcagctggagagggacgACTTCGAGATCGTCGTCATCCTCGAGGGCATGGTGGAGGCCACAGGTAAACGGGGACGCCTCGGTGATGTGGGGACGCGTCGTCGTCGTGTGGATGCATCCATGGGGACGTGTCATCTCCGTGGGACACATCTTTGTGGGGACATCGTCTTCTTGGGACACGTCGTCTCCATGGGACACATCTgtggggacaccttccatgaggACACATCATCTTCCTGGGGACATCTCATCTCTGTGGGGACATCGTCTTGTTGGGACCCGTCATCTCCATGGGACACATCGGTGGGGACACATCACCTCTGTAGGACACATCATCTTCTTGGGACCCGTCATCTCCATGGGGACACATCTTGTTGGGACAGATCATGTCCATAG
- the LOC116436225 gene encoding uncharacterized protein LOC116436225, giving the protein MWFILDVVYPGSGLSWIWFIPGVGYPGSGLSWVWIIPKCGLSWMWIIPGCGLSRVWVIPGEVYPGMRVILSVPGVGYPRCGLSQEQVICVWVILEFGLSWNLGYPGIRVIPGVGYPRSRLYVYGLSQVWVIPEFGLSRNLGYPRIWVISGVGYPRSRLYVHGLSQVWVIPEFGLSRNSGYSRCGLSRNLGYPGIRVIPGVGYPRSRLYVYGLSQVWVTLEFGLSQNLGYLRCGLSQEQVICAWVIPGVGYPGIWVIPEFGLSQVWVIPGAGYMCMGYPRCGLPWNLGYPRIWVISGVGYPRSRLYVHGLSWNLGYPRRGLSQM; this is encoded by the exons ATGTGGTTTATCCTGGATGTGGTTTATCCCGGGAGTGGTTTATCCTGGATATGGTTTATCCCGGGAGTGGGTTATCCCGGGAGTGGGTTATCCTGGGTGTGGATTATCCCAAAATGTGGTTTATCCTGGATGTGGATTATCCCGGGATGTGGGTTATCTCGGGTGTGGGTTATTCCAGGTGAGGTTTATCCCGGAATGCGGGTTATTCTGAGCGTCCCAG GTGTGGGTTATCCCAGGTGTGGGTTATCCCAGGAGCAGGTTATATGTGTATGGGTTATCCTGGAATTTGGGTTATCCTGGAATTTGGGTTATCCCGGAATTCGGGTTATTCCAGGTGTGGGTTATCCCAGGAGCAGGTTATATGTGTATGGGTTATCCCAGGTGTGGGTTATCCCGGAATTTGGGTTATCCCGGAATTTGGGTTATCCCAGAATTTGGGTTATCTCAGGTGTGGGTTATCCCAGGAGCAGGTTATATGTGCATGGGTTATCCCAGGTGTGGGTTATCCCGGAATTTGGGTTATCCCGGAATTCGGGTTATTCCAGGTGTGGGTTATCCCGGAATTTGGGTTATCCTGGAATTCGGGTTATTCCAGGTGTGGGTTATCCCAGGAGCAGGTTATATGTGTATGGGTTATCCCAGGTGTGGGTTACCCTGGAATTTGGGTTATCCCAGAATTTGGGTTATCTCAGGTGTGGGTTATCCCAGGAGCAGGTTATATGTGCATGGGTTATCCCAGGTGTGGGTTATCCCGGAATTTGGGTTATCCCGGAATTCGGGTTATCTCAGGTGTGGGTTATCCCAGGAGCAGGTTATATGTGTATGGGTTATCCCAGGTGTGGGTTACCCTGGAATTTGGGTTATCCCAGAATTTGGGTTATCTCAGGTGTGGGTTATCCCAGGAGCAGGTTATATGTGCATGGGTTATCCTGGAATTTGGGTTATCCCAGGCGTGGGTTATCCCAAATGTGA